In one window of Bradyrhizobium sp. AZCC 1721 DNA:
- the lgt gene encoding prolipoprotein diacylglyceryl transferase has protein sequence MPFLTITFPAIDPVAISIGPFAIRWYALAYICGIVLGWIYARALIRKEKLWGGPAPIAPVQLDDFILWVTIGIIVGGRTGYVLFYNPAIFIQNPIAIFKLWEGGMSFHGGFLGCVAAVMLFARTNNISILSLGDITTAVAPIGIFLGRLANFIKGELWGRPADSGVPWAMVFPDGGPLPRHPSQLYEAGLEGILLFVILAAMIRMGALKRPGLILGSFIAIYGLARITSEFFREPDPQLGFLWNPQLGLTMGMLLSVPMIIAGAILIMMAWRRETPQHIEKST, from the coding sequence ATGCCCTTTCTCACCATAACCTTCCCGGCAATCGATCCCGTCGCCATCTCGATCGGACCGTTCGCGATCCGATGGTATGCGCTGGCCTATATCTGCGGCATCGTGCTCGGATGGATCTATGCGCGCGCGCTGATCAGGAAAGAGAAATTATGGGGCGGGCCGGCGCCGATCGCACCCGTGCAGCTCGACGACTTCATTCTCTGGGTTACGATCGGCATCATCGTCGGCGGCCGCACCGGCTACGTGCTGTTCTACAACCCGGCCATCTTCATCCAGAACCCCATCGCCATTTTCAAACTCTGGGAAGGTGGCATGTCCTTCCATGGCGGCTTTCTCGGCTGCGTCGCCGCGGTGATGCTGTTTGCGCGCACGAACAATATCTCCATCCTGTCGCTTGGCGACATCACGACCGCCGTCGCCCCGATCGGAATATTCCTCGGGCGCCTTGCCAATTTCATCAAGGGCGAATTGTGGGGACGGCCGGCGGATTCCGGCGTGCCCTGGGCCATGGTGTTCCCCGACGGCGGGCCGCTGCCGCGGCATCCGAGCCAGCTCTATGAAGCCGGATTGGAGGGCATCCTGCTGTTCGTCATCCTGGCGGCGATGATCCGGATGGGCGCGTTGAAACGGCCGGGCCTGATCCTCGGCAGCTTCATTGCGATCTATGGTCTTGCGCGCATTACCAGCGAATTCTTCCGCGAGCCCGATCCTCAGCTCGGATTTTTGTGGAATCCCCAGCTCGGGCTGACCATGGGTATGCTGCTGTCGGTACCGATGATCATTGCCGGAGCCATCCTGATCATGATGGCATGGCGCCGCGAGACGCCGCAGCATATAGAGAAGTCGACTTAA
- a CDS encoding dienelactone hydrolase family protein produces MIDQQIDIATKDGKTTTFITHPERGGPFPVIIFYMDAPAIREELRDMARRLGTSGYYVMLPNLYYRSGVMELGPIPPDPEAPERKRMSGFMNSINIAMVMEDTKALLAYAETQPAADTKIVGTVGYCMSGRYAVNAATHFPDRVKAAASIYGTHLATDQPDSPHLAASKTKAELYFACAETDIYAPQEIIDKVKQAMEGTNNEVEIYPGTHHGFAFPKRPVYHRDAAERHWERLLALYRRNLAQ; encoded by the coding sequence ATGATCGACCAGCAGATCGATATTGCGACCAAGGACGGCAAGACCACGACCTTCATCACCCATCCTGAGCGCGGCGGCCCCTTCCCGGTCATCATCTTCTACATGGACGCACCGGCGATCCGCGAGGAACTGCGCGACATGGCGCGGCGGCTCGGCACGTCGGGCTATTACGTGATGCTGCCCAACCTGTATTACCGCTCCGGCGTCATGGAGCTGGGGCCGATACCGCCTGATCCGGAAGCGCCCGAGCGCAAGCGGATGTCCGGCTTCATGAACTCCATCAACATCGCGATGGTGATGGAGGACACCAAGGCTCTGCTCGCCTACGCAGAGACGCAACCTGCCGCAGATACGAAGATCGTCGGCACCGTCGGCTACTGCATGAGCGGCCGCTACGCGGTCAATGCGGCAACGCATTTTCCGGATCGGGTGAAGGCGGCGGCTTCGATCTACGGCACCCATCTCGCGACCGACCAGCCCGACAGCCCGCATCTGGCTGCATCGAAGACCAAGGCTGAACTCTATTTCGCCTGCGCCGAGACCGACATCTACGCGCCGCAGGAGATCATCGACAAGGTGAAGCAGGCAATGGAAGGCACGAACAACGAGGTCGAGATCTATCCCGGGACTCATCACGGCTTCGCTTTCCCGAAGCGGCCGGTCTATCACCGCGATGCTGCCGAGCGGCACTGGGAGCGTCTGCTGGCGCTCTATCGCCGCAACCTCGCGCAATAG
- a CDS encoding accessory factor UbiK family protein — translation MTQTSNRFFDEIGRLMNDAAGAAQGVKREVDTVMRNQAERILRDLDVVKREEFDVVKDMARLAREENEALKSRIAVLEAKLGIAPATPDAGSMADG, via the coding sequence ATGACCCAGACCAGCAATCGGTTTTTCGACGAGATCGGCCGTTTGATGAATGACGCCGCCGGCGCCGCCCAGGGTGTCAAGCGCGAGGTCGATACGGTCATGCGCAACCAGGCCGAGCGCATCCTGCGCGATCTTGATGTCGTCAAGCGCGAGGAGTTCGACGTGGTCAAGGACATGGCCCGCCTGGCGCGTGAGGAGAACGAGGCGCTGAAGAGCCGGATTGCTGTTCTGGAAGCCAAGCTCGGCATTGCGCCGGCCACGCCGGATGCCGGCAGCATGGCGGACGGGTAG
- a CDS encoding 50S ribosomal protein L25/general stress protein Ctc, producing the protein MATVKELKATARPQSGKGAARAERRAGRVPGVIYGNNQPPVTISVDDKELRQRILAGRFLTTLFDIDLEGKKHRVIPRDFHLDPVKDFPLHVDFLRLGEGATIRVSVPLHVVNGETSPGVKRGGTINVVTHTIELECSVDNIPQYIEADAGALEISYSLHLSDIKLPTGVKSLSREDATLVTIVPPSGYAEEQKAAAAAAAAGTAAPAAGAAPAAAAAPAAGAAAPAAGAKAPAGGDKKK; encoded by the coding sequence ATGGCGACCGTCAAGGAATTGAAGGCGACCGCGCGTCCGCAGAGCGGCAAGGGGGCCGCCCGGGCAGAGCGTCGCGCCGGGAGAGTGCCCGGAGTGATCTACGGCAACAACCAGCCCCCCGTGACCATCTCGGTCGACGACAAGGAACTGCGCCAGCGCATCCTGGCCGGCCGCTTCCTGACCACGCTGTTCGACATCGACCTCGAAGGTAAGAAGCACCGTGTGATTCCGCGCGACTTCCACCTCGATCCGGTGAAGGACTTCCCGCTCCATGTCGACTTCCTGCGTCTCGGCGAAGGCGCAACCATCCGCGTCAGCGTGCCCCTGCATGTCGTGAACGGCGAAACTTCGCCCGGCGTCAAGCGCGGCGGCACCATCAACGTCGTCACCCACACCATCGAGCTCGAATGCTCGGTCGACAACATCCCGCAGTATATCGAGGCCGATGCCGGCGCGCTGGAAATCAGCTACTCGCTGCATCTGTCCGACATCAAGCTCCCGACGGGCGTGAAGTCGCTGTCGCGCGAAGACGCAACGCTCGTGACCATCGTGCCGCCGTCCGGCTACGCCGAAGAGCAGAAGGCTGCGGCGGCTGCCGCGGCGGCAGGCACGGCCGCTCCGGCGGCGGGTGCCGCTCCGGCTGCTGCTGCCGCGCCTGCGGCGGGAGCTGCCGCTCCGGCGGCTGGCGCGAAGGCGCCGGCTGGTGGCGACAAGAAGAAGTAA
- the pth gene encoding aminoacyl-tRNA hydrolase: MRLFVGLGNPGSKYANNRHNIGFMAVDEIARRHGFAPWRRRFQGETSEGTLDREKVVLLRPTTYMNESGRAVQEAANFFKLGASDITVFQDELELPPAKVRVKVGGGIAGHNGLRSISSHIGNEYRRVRLGIGHPGIKELVHGHVLSDFAKSDRAWVEALCAAVAENAGLLAAGHDSSFQNKVHLALQAKGIFDKGDDGAA; this comes from the coding sequence ATGCGCCTGTTTGTTGGCCTAGGTAACCCCGGTTCGAAATACGCGAACAACCGGCACAACATCGGGTTCATGGCCGTCGATGAAATTGCGCGGCGTCACGGTTTCGCACCGTGGCGCCGCCGCTTTCAGGGCGAGACATCCGAAGGCACGCTGGATCGCGAGAAGGTCGTTCTGCTTCGGCCGACCACCTACATGAACGAGTCCGGGCGCGCGGTTCAGGAAGCCGCGAACTTTTTCAAGCTCGGCGCCTCCGACATCACCGTGTTTCAGGACGAACTCGAACTGCCGCCGGCGAAAGTCCGCGTCAAGGTCGGCGGCGGTATCGCCGGCCACAACGGGCTGCGCTCGATCTCCTCGCATATCGGCAACGAATATCGCCGGGTGCGGCTAGGGATCGGCCATCCCGGCATCAAGGAGCTGGTGCACGGCCACGTGCTCTCGGATTTCGCCAAGAGCGACCGCGCCTGGGTGGAAGCCCTGTGCGCGGCGGTGGCCGAGAATGCCGGCTTGCTGGCGGCAGGGCACGACTCCTCGTTCCAGAACAAGGTGCATCTGGCGCTGCAAGCCAAGGGAATTTTCGACAAGGGTGATGATGGCGCGGCGTGA
- the ychF gene encoding redox-regulated ATPase YchF: protein MGFKCGIVGLPNVGKSTLFNALTETAAAQAANYPFCTIEPNVGEVAVPDPRLDKLSAIAGSAQIIPTRLTFVDIAGLVRGASKGEGLGNQFLATIREVDAVAHVVRCFEDSDITHVEGKIAPLADIETIETELMLADLDSLEKRVDNLTKKAKGNDKDAKEALDLVNRALVLLREGKPARALERKPEEERAFGMLGLLTSKPVLYVCNVEEGSAKEGNSFSKQVFEHAKKEGAVAVVISAKIESEIATLSREERADFLETLGLEEAGLDRLIRAGYQLLDLITYFTVGPKEARAWTIHRGTKAPAAAGVIHTDFEKGFIRAETIAYADYVALNGEAGARDAGKLRLEGKEYVVADGDVMHFRFNT from the coding sequence ATGGGATTCAAATGCGGTATCGTTGGGCTGCCCAATGTCGGCAAGTCGACGCTGTTCAACGCGCTGACCGAGACGGCAGCGGCGCAGGCGGCGAATTATCCGTTCTGCACCATCGAGCCGAATGTCGGCGAAGTCGCCGTGCCTGATCCCAGGCTCGACAAGCTGTCGGCGATCGCAGGCTCGGCGCAAATCATCCCGACGCGGCTGACCTTCGTCGATATCGCAGGGCTCGTGCGCGGCGCCTCGAAGGGCGAGGGCCTCGGCAACCAGTTCCTCGCCACCATCCGCGAGGTCGACGCGGTCGCGCATGTGGTGCGGTGTTTTGAGGATTCCGACATCACCCATGTCGAAGGCAAGATCGCGCCGTTGGCCGACATCGAGACCATCGAGACCGAACTGATGCTCGCCGACCTCGACAGCCTGGAGAAGCGGGTCGACAATCTGACGAAAAAGGCCAAGGGCAACGACAAGGACGCCAAGGAAGCGCTCGACCTCGTTAACCGCGCCCTGGTGCTGCTGCGCGAGGGCAAACCGGCTCGGGCACTGGAGCGCAAGCCGGAGGAAGAGCGCGCCTTCGGCATGCTCGGCCTCTTGACGTCGAAGCCGGTGCTCTATGTCTGCAACGTCGAGGAAGGTTCGGCCAAGGAAGGCAACAGCTTCTCAAAACAGGTGTTCGAGCACGCCAAGAAGGAAGGCGCGGTCGCCGTAGTGATTTCGGCCAAGATCGAATCCGAGATCGCGACCCTGTCACGCGAGGAGCGCGCCGATTTCCTCGAGACGCTCGGCCTGGAAGAGGCCGGCCTCGACCGCCTGATCCGCGCCGGCTACCAGTTGCTCGATCTCATCACCTATTTCACCGTCGGTCCGAAGGAAGCCCGCGCCTGGACCATCCACCGCGGCACCAAGGCGCCGGCGGCGGCCGGCGTGATCCATACCGATTTCGAAAAGGGCTTTATCCGGGCCGAGACCATCGCCTATGCCGATTACGTCGCGCTGAACGGCGAAGCCGGCGCCCGCGACGCCGGCAAGCTCAGGCTGGAAGGCAAGGAATATGTCGTCGCCGACGGCGACGTGATGCATTTCAGGTTTAATACGTGA
- a CDS encoding DUF4282 domain-containing protein, which produces MLDFQDLFQWDRFITPTIIKTFYWLVIGLIILFGIAGILSSLSVMAISPFYGFVLLLASIAGVVVGVVFSRIAAEFILIVFRINEHLGAIRDQGGMR; this is translated from the coding sequence ATGCTCGATTTTCAGGATCTATTTCAGTGGGATCGGTTCATCACGCCCACGATTATCAAGACTTTCTACTGGCTGGTTATCGGCTTGATCATACTGTTCGGTATCGCCGGCATTTTGTCGAGCTTGTCCGTCATGGCAATCAGTCCCTTCTACGGATTTGTCCTACTGTTGGCCTCGATCGCCGGCGTCGTGGTCGGCGTGGTGTTTTCGCGCATCGCCGCCGAATTCATCCTGATCGTCTTCCGCATCAACGAGCATCTCGGCGCGATCCGCGACCAGGGCGGGATGCGGTAA
- a CDS encoding MaoC family dehydratase, with amino-acid sequence MTTLTFEDFTPGHFGTFGPRHVTREEILAFAAEFDPQPMHLDEVAANASMLKGLSGSGWHLGSLVMRMLFDGFIGRTASLGSPGVNEMRWLSPLRPGDDLTLDVSVAEARISKSRPETGIVTLKSTIRNAAGVVLCEMESPMIVRRRLEAGAE; translated from the coding sequence ATGACAACGCTGACCTTCGAAGACTTCACGCCCGGCCATTTCGGCACGTTCGGACCGCGCCACGTCACGCGCGAGGAGATTTTGGCGTTCGCCGCCGAATTCGACCCGCAGCCGATGCATCTGGACGAGGTCGCCGCCAACGCGTCGATGCTCAAGGGGCTGTCCGGTTCGGGCTGGCATCTCGGCTCTCTCGTGATGCGGATGCTGTTCGACGGGTTTATCGGCCGCACTGCCTCGCTCGGCTCGCCCGGTGTCAACGAAATGCGCTGGCTGTCGCCGCTGCGCCCGGGCGATGACCTGACGCTGGATGTCAGCGTCGCGGAGGCCAGGATTTCGAAAAGCCGACCCGAGACCGGTATCGTGACCCTCAAGAGTACGATCCGCAACGCGGCCGGGGTCGTACTGTGCGAGATGGAGTCCCCGATGATCGTGCGCCGGCGCCTTGAAGCAGGAGCGGAGTAG
- a CDS encoding MaoC family dehydratase, whose amino-acid sequence MRFFEDIEIGAQREFGSFTFTAEDIKRFAAQFDPQRFHLDEEEGRKSLFGGLAASGWHVAAVCMKLLVADGKRLTAEAAARGEKVAVWGPSPGFRELRWVRPVLAGDTVSFSNQVETKRTSEKRPEWGILQARNTGTNQRDEVVFSFLATAFVPRRNAG is encoded by the coding sequence ATGCGTTTCTTCGAGGACATCGAGATCGGCGCGCAGCGCGAGTTTGGCTCGTTCACCTTCACAGCCGAAGACATCAAGCGGTTTGCCGCGCAGTTCGATCCGCAGCGCTTTCACCTCGATGAGGAAGAGGGGCGCAAATCCCTGTTCGGGGGGCTGGCCGCATCGGGCTGGCACGTTGCGGCGGTGTGCATGAAGCTCTTGGTCGCCGACGGCAAGCGATTGACGGCCGAGGCCGCCGCACGCGGTGAGAAGGTCGCGGTGTGGGGGCCGTCGCCGGGTTTTCGTGAATTGCGCTGGGTCAGGCCAGTGTTGGCGGGCGATACCGTCAGCTTTTCCAACCAGGTCGAAACCAAGCGGACCTCGGAGAAGCGTCCCGAATGGGGCATACTGCAAGCCCGCAATACCGGCACCAACCAGCGCGACGAAGTCGTGTTCTCGTTCCTCGCCACCGCGTTCGTGCCGCGACGGAATGCAGGTTAA
- a CDS encoding nuclear transport factor 2 family protein: protein MTEHSLWRFSRALHRAINERQPADLETLLDEEVDWAIYGPIDMFPFFGQRRGKAAVMEVIRQIADNFRVHRFDRESIMLGVDTAASMMRYSLTALDSNKPISLRIAHFAQFRAGRLTNLRVLVDTFDLVEQTVGYPIHLPRMAV, encoded by the coding sequence ATGACAGAGCATAGTCTCTGGCGTTTTTCGCGCGCGTTGCATCGTGCGATCAATGAACGCCAGCCCGCCGATCTCGAAACCCTGCTCGACGAGGAGGTCGACTGGGCGATCTATGGACCGATCGATATGTTTCCGTTCTTCGGCCAGCGCCGCGGCAAGGCGGCCGTGATGGAGGTGATCAGGCAGATTGCGGACAATTTCCGCGTCCACCGCTTCGACCGCGAATCGATCATGCTGGGAGTGGATACGGCCGCCTCGATGATGCGCTATTCGCTGACCGCGCTGGATTCGAACAAGCCGATCAGCCTGCGCATCGCCCATTTCGCCCAGTTCAGGGCCGGCCGCCTGACCAACTTGCGCGTGCTGGTCGACACCTTCGATCTGGTCGAGCAGACCGTGGGCTACCCGATTCACCTGCCACGGATGGCGGTGTAA
- a CDS encoding nuclear transport factor 2 family protein, producing MTEESHRQRVLDFLNVLYSGDVEGALARCTDDIESLANAPIDILPHMGHRRGKAEMREMWNAVRARYSELRCEVPILVVEGDKAAAFIRVFFRKSINQRMVQFDIAGFYTLRDGKISQIREIIDTFDLVQQLLERDVAAILTGRKPELI from the coding sequence ATGACCGAGGAATCTCATCGTCAGCGCGTACTGGATTTCCTCAACGTCCTGTATTCCGGTGACGTCGAAGGCGCGCTGGCGCGCTGCACAGACGACATCGAGTCGCTCGCCAACGCCCCGATCGACATCCTGCCGCATATGGGCCATCGCCGCGGCAAGGCCGAAATGCGCGAGATGTGGAACGCCGTCCGCGCCCGCTATTCCGAACTGCGCTGCGAGGTGCCCATCCTGGTGGTCGAGGGCGACAAGGCGGCCGCGTTCATCCGCGTGTTCTTCCGCAAGAGCATCAACCAGCGCATGGTGCAGTTCGACATCGCCGGCTTCTACACGCTGCGCGACGGCAAGATCAGCCAGATCAGGGAAATCATCGACACCTTCGATCTGGTCCAGCAACTGCTCGAACGCGACGTCGCCGCGATCCTGACCGGTAGAAAGCCGGAGCTGATTTAG
- a CDS encoding metal-dependent phosphohydrolase: MITIPELVAQALGSFLASDTRSRFGSSQARLAELLPYAARLTLECIGNSDALYHNIEHTMLVTLAGHDILMGRAMLRPTTPDDYANFILACLTHDIGYVRGIVQGDDGDSYVADLSGRTVRLARGSSDAALGAYHVDRSKLFVFERLDTADEVDASRIARAIEYTRFPYVDSSSNDELIEEEGLLLRAADLIGQLGDPNYLKKANALFYEFEEVGMNKTLGYQTPADVVYKYPQFYWNNVAPQIQTAIRYLNVTSSGRQWIANLHSNVFRAEREMNLSGPQP, from the coding sequence ATGATCACAATCCCGGAACTGGTGGCGCAAGCCTTGGGGTCGTTTCTGGCCTCGGATACCAGGAGCAGGTTTGGCTCCTCTCAAGCCCGGCTGGCTGAACTTCTCCCCTATGCAGCCAGGCTCACATTGGAATGCATCGGCAACAGCGACGCCCTGTATCACAACATCGAACACACCATGCTCGTGACCCTTGCCGGGCACGATATCCTGATGGGCCGGGCGATGCTGCGGCCAACGACGCCAGACGACTACGCCAATTTCATCCTGGCGTGCCTCACCCACGACATCGGATACGTGCGCGGAATCGTCCAGGGAGATGACGGGGATTCCTATGTCGCAGATCTCAGCGGCCGTACTGTTCGCTTGGCGCGAGGTTCATCCGATGCCGCGCTGGGAGCCTACCATGTGGACCGCTCGAAGCTGTTCGTCTTCGAGCGGCTCGACACCGCCGACGAGGTCGATGCGAGCCGGATCGCCAGGGCAATCGAGTATACGCGATTTCCCTATGTTGATTCATCGTCGAACGACGAGCTGATCGAAGAAGAGGGCCTGTTGCTGCGCGCGGCCGACCTCATCGGGCAGCTCGGCGATCCCAACTACCTGAAAAAAGCCAATGCCCTGTTCTACGAATTTGAAGAAGTCGGCATGAACAAAACGCTCGGCTACCAGACGCCGGCAGACGTCGTTTACAAATATCCGCAGTTCTATTGGAACAACGTCGCGCCGCAAATCCAGACGGCGATACGCTATCTCAATGTCACATCGAGTGGACGGCAATGGATAGCAAACCTGCACAGCAACGTTTTCCGGGCCGAGCGCGAAATGAACCTGTCCGGCCCGCAGCCGTGA
- a CDS encoding glutathione S-transferase family protein yields MSLKLYELVGTDPSRPFSPFCWRTRMALAHKGLSAETIPWRFTEKSAIAPHGSEKVPVLLDGDSAVVDSWTIANYLEDKYPDRPSLFGGEGGRAMGRMLNWWGDGVIGGIFPLIIADVPLNLKPEDAAYFRASREARFGKKLEDIMADRDKAVEGFRKSLDPLRLTLRTQPYLGGTAANYADYIVFGAFQWARVVSPFKLLMEDDQVYAWRERLLDAFDGLARNSPSYHG; encoded by the coding sequence ATGTCCCTCAAACTCTACGAACTCGTCGGTACCGATCCATCCCGTCCGTTCAGCCCATTCTGCTGGCGAACGCGGATGGCGCTAGCGCATAAGGGGCTGTCGGCGGAGACGATTCCCTGGCGCTTCACCGAGAAAAGCGCGATCGCGCCGCATGGCTCGGAGAAGGTGCCGGTGCTGCTCGACGGCGACAGCGCGGTCGTCGATTCCTGGACCATCGCCAACTATCTCGAAGACAAGTATCCGGACCGGCCGTCGCTGTTCGGTGGCGAGGGCGGCCGCGCTATGGGACGGATGCTGAACTGGTGGGGCGATGGCGTGATCGGCGGTATATTTCCGCTCATCATCGCCGACGTCCCGCTCAACCTGAAGCCGGAGGATGCCGCCTATTTCCGCGCGTCGCGCGAGGCGCGCTTTGGCAAGAAGCTGGAAGACATCATGGCCGACCGCGACAAGGCGGTCGAAGGTTTTCGCAAAAGCCTCGATCCGCTGCGGCTGACATTGCGGACGCAGCCGTACCTCGGCGGCACGGCAGCGAACTATGCGGACTATATCGTGTTCGGCGCGTTCCAGTGGGCGCGCGTGGTCAGCCCGTTCAAGCTGCTGATGGAGGACGATCAGGTCTATGCTTGGCGCGAGCGGCTGCTCGACGCGTTCGATGGGCTCGCGCGGAATTCGCCGAGCTATCACGGCTAG
- a CDS encoding glutathione binding-like protein gives MIDLHYWTTPNGHKITMFLEETGLKYKIFPVNIGKGDQFKPEFLAIAPNNRIPAMVDHEPKGGGKPISIFESGAMLLYLAEKTGKFLPSDLYGRYDAIQWTFWQMGNLGPMAGQNHHFSNYAQDKIKYAIDRYVNETNRLYGVLNKRLTDREFIAGDYSIADMASYPWIVPYKNQSQNIDDFPHLKRWLETIRARPATERAYAKAKEVNPNFGQPVNRTEEERRILFGQTAAVVR, from the coding sequence ATGATCGACCTTCACTACTGGACCACGCCGAACGGCCACAAGATCACGATGTTCCTCGAAGAGACCGGGCTGAAGTACAAAATATTTCCGGTCAACATCGGCAAAGGCGACCAGTTCAAGCCGGAGTTTCTGGCGATCGCGCCGAATAACCGCATCCCCGCGATGGTCGATCATGAACCCAAGGGCGGAGGAAAACCGATTTCGATCTTCGAGTCCGGCGCGATGCTGCTGTATCTCGCCGAGAAGACCGGAAAGTTTCTGCCGTCCGATCTCTACGGCCGCTATGACGCGATCCAGTGGACGTTCTGGCAGATGGGCAATCTCGGGCCGATGGCCGGGCAGAACCATCACTTCTCCAACTACGCCCAGGACAAGATCAAATACGCGATCGACCGCTACGTGAACGAGACCAACCGGCTCTACGGCGTGCTCAACAAGCGTCTGACCGATCGCGAGTTCATCGCGGGCGACTATTCGATCGCCGACATGGCGAGCTATCCCTGGATCGTGCCTTACAAGAACCAGAGCCAGAACATTGACGACTTCCCGCATCTGAAGCGCTGGCTGGAGACCATCCGCGCCCGCCCCGCGACCGAGCGCGCCTATGCCAAGGCGAAAGAGGTCAATCCGAACTTTGGCCAGCCCGTCAACCGCACCGAGGAGGAGCGCCGAATCCTGTTCGGGCAGACCGCGGCTGTGGTGCGGTAG
- a CDS encoding sulfite exporter TauE/SafE family protein, with protein sequence MTALMIAALGALMVATAFLSGLFGMAGGMILIGVLLMLMPLPTAMVLHAITQMASNGWRAFLWRAHIRWRPVFVYLIGCALALGVWSLTRYVPDKPIALLLLGATPFMARLMPKNLKPNPDSIWQGSFYGFICMGLMLMTGVSGPLMDTFFLGGNFGRREVVATKATCQVVSHLTKLIYFGGIIDQAATLDPVLAAVAIVASMLGTTLARRILEAMSDAQFRTWANRLITTVAGYYILYGSWLLLVHGSVASF encoded by the coding sequence ATGACGGCCCTGATGATCGCAGCGCTCGGTGCCTTGATGGTCGCGACAGCCTTCCTGTCCGGCCTGTTCGGCATGGCCGGCGGGATGATCCTGATCGGCGTGCTGTTGATGCTGATGCCGCTGCCCACCGCCATGGTGCTGCACGCGATCACGCAGATGGCGTCGAATGGCTGGCGCGCATTTCTGTGGCGGGCGCATATCCGCTGGCGGCCGGTGTTCGTCTATCTGATCGGCTGCGCGCTGGCGCTCGGCGTCTGGTCGCTGACCCGCTACGTGCCGGACAAGCCCATTGCCTTGCTGTTGCTCGGGGCCACGCCGTTCATGGCGCGGCTGATGCCGAAGAACCTCAAGCCGAACCCGGACAGCATCTGGCAGGGCTCGTTCTACGGCTTCATCTGCATGGGCCTGATGCTGATGACCGGCGTCTCCGGCCCGCTGATGGACACGTTCTTTCTCGGCGGCAATTTCGGCCGCCGCGAGGTGGTCGCCACCAAGGCAACCTGCCAGGTCGTCAGCCATCTCACCAAACTGATCTATTTCGGCGGCATCATCGACCAGGCCGCGACGCTCGATCCCGTGCTGGCCGCGGTTGCGATCGTGGCCTCGATGCTCGGCACCACACTGGCGCGGCGGATTCTTGAGGCGATGAGCGACGCGCAGTTTCGTACCTGGGCCAACCGGCTGATTACGACGGTGGCCGGCTATTACATTCTCTATGGAAGCTGGCTGTTGCTGGTTCACGGCTCGGTTGCTTCCTTCTGA